In Actinomycetota bacterium, the sequence CCCGCCTCGATCCGTCCAAGGACGTCGCCGCCACGGTGGCCGAGGGGCTGGGGGAGGCCAAGGCCCTGGTGGACCGCTACAACGCCATCTGCGAGGCGATGGGCGACCCGGATGCCGACTTCGACGCCCTCCTCACCGAGCAGGCCGAAGTGCAGGACCGCATCGACGCCGCCGACGCCTGGGAGGTGGACCGGCGCCTGGAGATCGCCATGGACGCCCTCAACCTCCCGCCCGGCGACGCCAGCGTCGCGACCCTGTCGGGCGGGGAGCGGCGCCGGGTGGCCCTCTGCCGCCTGCTGCTCACCAAGCCCGATCTGCTGCTGCTGGACGAGCCCACCAACCACCTGGACGCCGAGTCGGTGGCCTGGCTGGAGCGCACGCTGCAGGACTACGCCGGCACGGTGGTGGCGGTGACCCACGACCGCTACTTCCTGGACAACGTCGCCGGGTGGATCCTCGAGCTGGACCGGGGCCACGGCATCCCTTGGGAGGGCAACTACTCGTCGTGGCTGGACCAGAAGCAGCAGCGCCTGGCCCTGGAGGAGAAGGCCGACGCCCGCCGCCAGCGCACCCTGCAGCACGAGCTGGAGTGGATCCGGCTGTCGCCCCGGGCCCGCCAGGCCAAAGGCAAGGCCCGCCTGAACAGCTACGAGGAGCTGATGGCCGAGGCCGAGTCGGCGCCGGACCGGGCCGAGCGCCTGGAGATCGCCATCCCGCCCGGGCCCCGGCTGGGCGAGCTGGTGCTGGAGGTCGAGCACCTGACGAAAGGCTACGGCGACCGACTGCTGATCGACGATCTTTCCTTCTCGCTGCCCCGGGCGGGCATCGTCGGGGTCATCGGGGCCAACGGGGCGGGCAAGACCACCCTGTTCCGCATGATCACCGGGGCCGAGGAGCCCGACGCCGGCACGCTCAAGCGGGGGCCGACGGTGCAGATCGCCTACGGGGACCAGAGCCGGGAGGCGCTGCGCGGCGAGCTGACGGTCTACCAGGAGATCACCGGGGGCCAGGACCTGCTCACCGTCGGGGGCCGGGAGATGCACGGCCGGGCCTACGTGGGATCGTTCGGGTTCAAGGGCACCGACCAGCAGAAGCCGGTCGGGACGCTGTCCGGGGGCGAGCGCAACCGGCTGCAGCTGGCCAAGGTGCTGCTGGCCGGGGGCAACCTGCTGTTGCTGGACGAGCCAACCAACGATCTCGACGTCGACACCCTCCGGGCGCTGGAGGAGGCCCTGCTGGCCTTCCCGGGCTGCGCGGTGGTCATCACCCACGACCGCTGGTTCCTGGACCGCATCGCCACCCACGTGCTCGCCTTCGAGGGCGACTCGGAGGTGCGCTGGTTCGAGGGCAACTTCTCCGACTACGAGGCCGACCGCCACCGCCGCCTCGGAACTGACGCCGACCAGCCGCACCGGTTGCGCTACAAGCCCCTCGTGCGGGCCTGAAGAGGAGCCGGGCGATGGCGGGCGGGAGCCTCATCTGGATTTCAGGCGCCTCGGGCGGCATCGGCCAGGCCCTGGTGCGCACCGTGCCGTGGCCGGACGCCCGCGTCATCGGCATCAGCCGGCGGGAGGCGCCCGGGATCGCCACCGTCCAGGCCGATCTCTCGGACCCGGAGCACTGGGAGCGGGTGGCCCTGTCGTTTGCCGAGGAGGCCAAAGGGTTCACCGGCGACCGGGTCGTCTTCATCCACGCCACCGGCACGCTGGACCCGATCGGCTTCGCCGGCGAGGTCAGCGGGACTTCCTATATGAGCAACGTCGTCCTGAACAGCGCCGCCCCCCAGGCCCTCGGCCACCTGTTCCTGGCCGAGACCGCCGGGCTGAGCGCCCGCCGCCACCTTGTGATGCTCACCTCGGGCGCCGCCAAGAGCGTGTACCCGGGGTGGTCGTCCTACGGGGCAGGGAAGGCGGCCATCGATCAGTGGGTGCGCGACGTGGGCGCCGAGCAGGACCTCCGGGGTGGGGGAGCGGAGGTCATGGCCATTGCCCCGGGCACCATCGACACGGGGATGCAGGCCGAGCTGCGGGCCACCGCCGAGCGGGACTTCCCCAGCCGCCAGAAGTTCGTCGACCTGCACGCCCAGGGCAAGCTGACGCCCCCCGACGAGGCGGCGGCCAAGATGTGGGCCCTCCTGGGCACGGGGCTCCCCAACGGGAGCATCATCGACCTCCGGGACCCGCCGAAACCCTGAGCGAGCGGTGCAGTCGTGCGTATGGTCTCTCGCGAGGTTCCTCATGGTTGAGCTGGGCGCCCGGGCGGTCATTGGCGTGCAGGACCCCATCCGGGTCGGCGAGGTCTCCGAGCCACAACCGGACCTCTTCGTTGCCCGCAACCCCGGTTCGGCGTCTGGAGCGTTCCTGCCTCCGCCCGGCTTGCCCGCGGCGGGCTCAAAGTTAGTTAGCGTAACTAACTACCGTGGTAGCATGGCTGCGTGCCCGCCGCCCTCCGCCCGCCTGCTCCCGCCGCCACCGATCCGGTCGCGGTGGCCGAGGCGCTCCGGCTTTCCGCCACCCGCCTCGCCCGCATCCTGCGCCGCCAGGACGCCGAAGCCTTGCCGCCCACGCTGGCCTCGGCCCTCAGCTCGATCGCGTGCGAGGGGTCGCTCAGCCTGAGCGAGCTGGCCGCCCGGGAGCAGGTCGCCCCGCCCACCATCACCCGGGCCGTCGACAAGCTGGCGGCCCGGGGCCTCGTGACAGCCCAGACCGACCCCAATGACCGCCGGGTGCGCCACGTCCG encodes:
- the ettA gene encoding energy-dependent translational throttle protein EttA, which encodes MTAQFIFTMRNLRRVHPPDKEVLRSINISMFPGAKIGVLGANGAGKSSLLRIMAGEDDGYQGEARLTPGFTVGFLPQEPRLDPSKDVAATVAEGLGEAKALVDRYNAICEAMGDPDADFDALLTEQAEVQDRIDAADAWEVDRRLEIAMDALNLPPGDASVATLSGGERRRVALCRLLLTKPDLLLLDEPTNHLDAESVAWLERTLQDYAGTVVAVTHDRYFLDNVAGWILELDRGHGIPWEGNYSSWLDQKQQRLALEEKADARRQRTLQHELEWIRLSPRARQAKGKARLNSYEELMAEAESAPDRAERLEIAIPPGPRLGELVLEVEHLTKGYGDRLLIDDLSFSLPRAGIVGVIGANGAGKTTLFRMITGAEEPDAGTLKRGPTVQIAYGDQSREALRGELTVYQEITGGQDLLTVGGREMHGRAYVGSFGFKGTDQQKPVGTLSGGERNRLQLAKVLLAGGNLLLLDEPTNDLDVDTLRALEEALLAFPGCAVVITHDRWFLDRIATHVLAFEGDSEVRWFEGNFSDYEADRHRRLGTDADQPHRLRYKPLVRA
- a CDS encoding SDR family NAD(P)-dependent oxidoreductase produces the protein MAGGSLIWISGASGGIGQALVRTVPWPDARVIGISRREAPGIATVQADLSDPEHWERVALSFAEEAKGFTGDRVVFIHATGTLDPIGFAGEVSGTSYMSNVVLNSAAPQALGHLFLAETAGLSARRHLVMLTSGAAKSVYPGWSSYGAGKAAIDQWVRDVGAEQDLRGGGAEVMAIAPGTIDTGMQAELRATAERDFPSRQKFVDLHAQGKLTPPDEAAAKMWALLGTGLPNGSIIDLRDPPKP
- a CDS encoding MarR family transcriptional regulator, with the translated sequence MPAALRPPAPAATDPVAVAEALRLSATRLARILRRQDAEALPPTLASALSSIACEGSLSLSELAAREQVAPPTITRAVDKLAARGLVTAQTDPNDRRVRHVRLSPAGRRYVQRSRSAKTAWLATELVALRPEELACLAAAAPILERLVEGGR